In Polaribacter pacificus, the genomic window AGGCTGGATCCCCGCCATGGATATTAAAGGAGCTGCCTACGCCAGTGTGTTTGCCCAAATAGTAATGGCTGTAATTTCTGCTATTTTACTCGTAAAAAAAACAAGCATTCCTTTGCGTGTGAGCTTACCTTTTCATCCAGAAATAAAAAGACTTCTTTATATGATTTGGAACCTTTTTATTAGAACCCTTGCGCTGAACACTGCTTTGTATTTTGGTACAGCTTATGCAACAGGATATGGCAAAGAATACATAGCAGCCTATACAATCGGGTTAAATTTGTGGTTGTTAGGCGCCTTTATGATTGATGGCTACTCGAGTGCTGGAAACATCCTTTCCGGAAAATTATATGGGCAAAAATCATACAACAGCTTGTGGCTACTCAATAAGAAACTACTGCGTTACGCAGCAATTCTCGGTCTTATTTTTATAGTGATGGGAAGTGTGTTTTACAACCAAATTGGATTAATTTTCACAAAAGACCCTCTAGTATTAAAAGAATTTTATACTGTTTTTTGGGTTATTCTACTCATGCAACCACTCTGTGCTATGACCTTTATTTTTGATGGAACTTTTAAAGGTTTGGGACAAATGAAATACCTTAGAAATGTACTGCTTATTGCAACTGGTTTTGGGTTTATCCCTACCTTATTATTTTTTGATTGGCTTGACTGGAAACTCTACGCTATTTGGATTGCATTTACCGTTTGGATCTTTTTTAGAGGAATCTTTT contains:
- a CDS encoding MATE family efflux transporter, producing the protein MNKTPIDFKSINKLAIPALIAGVAEPLLSITDTAIIGNIEYNAVESLAAVGIVGAFISMLIWVFGQTRSAISAIVSQYLGADKLDEIKNLPSQAILIIVLLSLIILGISYPFASSIFRFYNADNLILQYCIEYYQIRVFGFPFSLFTFAIFGAFRGLQNTYYPMIVAIIGALLNIVLDIILVYGIEGWIPAMDIKGAAYASVFAQIVMAVISAILLVKKTSIPLRVSLPFHPEIKRLLYMIWNLFIRTLALNTALYFGTAYATGYGKEYIAAYTIGLNLWLLGAFMIDGYSSAGNILSGKLYGQKSYNSLWLLNKKLLRYAAILGLIFIVMGSVFYNQIGLIFTKDPLVLKEFYTVFWVILLMQPLCAMTFIFDGTFKGLGQMKYLRNVLLIATGFGFIPTLLFFDWLDWKLYAIWIAFTVWIFFRGIFLYFKFRRMFLPLIQKP